From Desulfomonilia bacterium, one genomic window encodes:
- the galE gene encoding UDP-glucose 4-epimerase GalE yields MRILVTGGAGYIGSHTVLELLKAGFEVVVVDNLSNSKEESLKRVSELAGKTVDFYKADLLDMDALRSIFSKYEIEAVIHFAGLKAVGESVSIPLHYYHNNITGTLMLLEAMKDANVKNIVFSSSATVYGDPEHIPITEEDKLGPTNPYGRTKYMIEEIMKDLHASDNSWNVILLRYFNPVGADKSGRIGEDPNGIPNNLMPFISQVAVGKLKELSVFGNDYPTHDGTGVRDYIHVVDLAIGHIKAIGKLKEKPGVAIYNLGTGQGYSVLDMVKAFEKACGKRIPYRFTGRRPGDIAICYADPAKALRELEWKAELGLERMCEDSWRWQLMNPRGY; encoded by the coding sequence ATGAGGATTCTTGTCACAGGCGGTGCAGGGTATATAGGAAGTCATACAGTACTTGAACTTTTGAAGGCCGGGTTTGAAGTTGTCGTAGTTGACAACCTTTCAAACAGCAAGGAAGAATCATTGAAACGGGTCAGCGAACTTGCAGGAAAAACCGTCGATTTCTATAAAGCCGACCTGCTTGATATGGATGCCTTGAGATCGATATTTTCAAAATATGAAATTGAAGCGGTCATACACTTTGCTGGGTTGAAGGCTGTCGGCGAGTCTGTGTCAATTCCTCTTCACTATTATCACAATAATATTACGGGAACGCTCATGCTCCTCGAAGCGATGAAGGATGCAAATGTCAAGAATATTGTTTTCAGCTCCTCGGCGACCGTCTATGGAGATCCTGAGCATATCCCGATTACGGAGGAGGACAAGCTCGGTCCCACCAATCCATATGGAAGAACAAAATATATGATAGAGGAAATAATGAAGGATCTCCATGCCTCCGATAATTCATGGAATGTTATCCTGCTGAGATATTTCAATCCTGTCGGGGCCGATAAGAGCGGGAGGATAGGGGAAGATCCCAATGGCATTCCGAACAACCTCATGCCTTTTATTTCGCAGGTTGCCGTCGGGAAATTAAAGGAGTTGAGCGTTTTCGGAAATGACTATCCTACCCATGACGGCACGGGAGTACGCGATTATATTCATGTAGTTGATCTGGCGATTGGTCATATAAAAGCAATAGGGAAATTAAAAGAAAAGCCGGGAGTGGCGATATACAATCTTGGAACAGGACAGGGCTACAGCGTCCTTGATATGGTCAAGGCTTTTGAAAAGGCGTGCGGCAAAAGAATACCATATAGATTCACAGGCAGAAGACCTGGAGATATAGCCATCTGTTATGCAGATCCTGCGAAGGCATTAAGAGAACTTGAATGGAAGGCCGAACTCGGGCTTGAGAGGATGTGTGAAGATTCATGGCGGTGGCAACTGATGAATCCTCGAGGATATTGA
- a CDS encoding PilZ domain-containing protein has protein sequence MDERRKNARTSVNLKVIYMGDSMKYCRGKVNNISKEGMFIQTESPHDVGIYILASIDVDNMGRIVWAQGRVTRKSNNGMGIEFTRTDTRGIDSIISNWGMPY, from the coding sequence ATGGACGAGAGAAGGAAAAATGCCCGCACCAGCGTAAATCTGAAAGTCATATACATGGGAGATTCAATGAAGTACTGCAGGGGGAAGGTGAACAATATAAGCAAGGAAGGTATGTTCATTCAAACGGAATCTCCACATGATGTCGGGATTTATATTCTTGCAAGTATCGATGTTGACAACATGGGCCGGATAGTATGGGCACAGGGTCGTGTCACAAGAAAATCAAATAACGGTATGGGTATAGAGTTTACAAGAACAGATACGAGAGGAATAGATTCGATTATATCCAACTGGGGAATGCCTTATTAG
- a CDS encoding LysM peptidoglycan-binding domain-containing protein, whose product MKKVIPLITGFFFLLAFGAAWADDSEIVHTVKKGDTLWDISNKYLKTPWKWPLVWAENDKITNPHLIYPGDKIVIFSQNGVTSIKVIPYDKTSGERIFSFDDFSKMKGRSIVLSPEFSTLIYSDNPLKLKGRVLKKVENGDLSTTDDQILIKGFPDAKPGKVLVIKSLQNDVKVDDEVYGYLYKIVALAKVDNVEKDIAICTVTYSYQEISGNDLVDDDITGVKPLTLDLSENKGFGESVIIDVWHNASGGGNGDLVFIDRGTSDGLKPGNILNIYKDVPVKDGKTTKDINAYAGTAVVIQTVKNSAIVLITYATMYIEQGFVVSGK is encoded by the coding sequence TTGAAGAAGGTTATTCCTCTAATTACCGGCTTTTTTTTCCTGCTGGCATTCGGTGCGGCCTGGGCGGATGATTCGGAAATTGTTCATACGGTCAAGAAAGGCGACACTCTTTGGGATATTTCCAACAAATACCTGAAGACACCCTGGAAATGGCCGCTCGTCTGGGCAGAGAATGATAAGATAACAAATCCTCACCTCATTTATCCCGGGGATAAGATTGTAATTTTCAGCCAGAATGGCGTGACATCCATAAAAGTTATTCCTTATGACAAGACCTCAGGAGAAAGGATCTTCTCGTTTGATGATTTTTCCAAAATGAAAGGAAGGTCCATTGTATTATCACCTGAATTTTCAACGCTTATCTATTCCGACAATCCATTGAAATTAAAAGGCCGTGTTTTGAAAAAGGTTGAAAACGGCGATTTGTCCACAACAGATGACCAGATACTGATCAAAGGATTCCCTGACGCAAAGCCTGGAAAAGTTCTGGTAATAAAATCTTTGCAGAACGACGTGAAAGTGGATGATGAAGTCTATGGCTATCTTTATAAAATTGTTGCCCTTGCTAAAGTGGACAATGTTGAAAAAGATATAGCTATCTGCACTGTTACCTATTCCTATCAGGAGATTAGCGGAAACGATCTTGTCGATGATGATATTACCGGGGTAAAGCCCTTGACACTAGATCTGTCTGAAAATAAAGGCTTCGGAGAATCAGTAATCATTGACGTATGGCACAATGCCTCAGGAGGAGGAAACGGAGATTTGGTATTTATTGACCGGGGTACATCCGATGGTCTCAAGCCCGGCAATATCCTGAATATTTATAAAGACGTCCCTGTCAAAGATGGAAAGACCACCAAAGATATAAATGCCTATGCCGGCACAGCTGTCGTTATTCAGACAGTTAAAAACAGCGCCATAGTACTCATTACGTATGCGACCATGTATATTGAACAAGGTTTTGTTGTATCGGGAAAATAG
- a CDS encoding MBL fold metallo-hydrolase yields the protein MIKVIPFESRYFSLLSYILADHDRGECIIIDPAREISSSIEDPLKIKSVINTHIHFDHTQGNPFVGRLSPIKAHKLENKPLYRLTNTLISSVMAGKKPPKTNFSLKDGDEIALGGTIIRILHTPGHSPGSICLYWDGNLISGDTMFTGGIGRTDIPHGSSTSIKKSLAMLLDLPDDTLIWPGHVYGSRYPLTLKENRRAVVWSMNSL from the coding sequence ATGATAAAGGTAATACCGTTTGAATCCCGCTATTTCAGCCTTTTAAGTTACATACTGGCGGATCACGATAGAGGAGAATGCATCATCATCGATCCTGCAAGAGAGATTTCTTCATCAATAGAAGACCCGCTCAAAATAAAATCGGTGATCAACACGCATATTCATTTTGATCACACGCAGGGGAACCCCTTTGTAGGCAGACTGAGCCCGATTAAAGCGCACAAGCTTGAAAACAAACCACTCTATCGTCTGACTAACACTCTGATATCATCCGTGATGGCTGGCAAAAAGCCTCCGAAAACAAATTTTTCGCTTAAGGATGGCGATGAGATCGCTCTGGGCGGAACAATCATCCGCATATTGCACACGCCGGGCCACTCACCGGGTTCCATCTGCCTTTACTGGGATGGCAACCTTATCTCAGGAGATACTATGTTCACAGGTGGAATAGGCCGGACAGACATACCTCACGGCAGCAGCACGTCCATAAAAAAAAGCCTCGCAATGCTTCTCGATCTGCCGGATGATACTCTTATCTGGCCGGGTCATGTGTATGGCTCCAGATATCCTCTCACTTTGAAGGAAAACAGACGGGCAGTAGTCTGGTCAATGAATTCCCTATGA
- the gltX gene encoding glutamate--tRNA ligase, giving the protein MTEIRTRFAPSPTGHLHIGGARTALFAWLYARHTSGKFILRIEDTDALRSTDEYTEKILQAMEWLNLNWDEGPFFQSKRLDIYREYVEQLIKNDRAFWCECTPEDLELKREEALKTGGKPKYDGTCRNKKLGPGPGRVVRFASPKTGTTSFEDVIKGTISVDNSELDDLIILRSDNMPTYNFTVVIDDATMNINYVIRGDDHVNNTPRQIALYDALGFPHPVFAHVPMILGSDKTRLSKRHGATSVMAYKEMGYLPEALVNYLVRLSWAHGDQEIFTMDELVELFDIKDVGRSAAVFNPEKLLWLNHHYIKTGDVKRLAKLLRPFAIKAGLDPVSDDYLEHVVEDVRERTHTLKDMLDFGDFYFKEIDESPELKNKFLTPDMIPVFRELISGLEHVDLADRKITEGVFAGVLEKCGIKFKQLAQPIRIALTGKTASPGIFEIISTLGPRVIPRLKNALSFMESSTGR; this is encoded by the coding sequence ATGACAGAAATAAGAACAAGATTCGCGCCTTCACCGACCGGCCACCTTCATATAGGCGGCGCAAGAACAGCCCTTTTCGCATGGCTTTACGCAAGGCATACAAGCGGAAAATTCATTCTGAGGATTGAAGATACCGATGCCCTGCGTTCAACCGACGAATATACAGAGAAAATCCTTCAGGCAATGGAATGGCTTAACCTCAACTGGGACGAAGGCCCTTTCTTCCAGTCAAAAAGGCTCGATATTTACAGGGAATATGTGGAACAGCTTATTAAAAATGACCGCGCGTTCTGGTGTGAATGTACGCCCGAAGACCTTGAACTGAAACGCGAGGAAGCCCTTAAAACCGGCGGAAAACCTAAGTACGACGGGACATGCAGAAACAAGAAGCTGGGCCCGGGACCCGGCCGTGTTGTCAGGTTCGCCTCACCCAAAACCGGGACAACTTCCTTTGAAGATGTCATAAAAGGGACAATCAGCGTTGACAATTCCGAACTGGATGATCTCATAATTCTAAGATCAGACAACATGCCCACCTATAATTTCACTGTAGTGATAGACGATGCAACCATGAACATAAATTATGTCATCAGAGGCGATGATCATGTTAACAACACCCCCCGCCAGATCGCCCTGTATGATGCGCTTGGTTTTCCTCATCCCGTATTCGCGCATGTCCCCATGATACTGGGTTCGGACAAGACTAGGCTTTCGAAGCGCCACGGTGCCACATCGGTAATGGCCTACAAGGAAATGGGGTATCTTCCCGAGGCACTTGTAAATTATCTGGTCAGGCTTTCATGGGCGCACGGTGACCAGGAGATATTTACGATGGATGAACTCGTGGAGCTCTTTGACATCAAAGATGTCGGCAGAAGTGCTGCTGTATTCAATCCTGAAAAGCTACTGTGGCTCAACCACCATTACATAAAAACCGGGGATGTAAAAAGGCTGGCAAAACTTCTCAGACCGTTTGCAATAAAAGCCGGGCTTGACCCCGTAAGTGATGATTATCTCGAACATGTAGTTGAAGATGTACGGGAAAGAACACATACCTTGAAAGACATGCTCGATTTCGGAGATTTCTATTTTAAGGAAATAGATGAATCGCCTGAGCTCAAAAATAAATTCCTGACTCCGGACATGATCCCGGTTTTCAGGGAATTGATCTCAGGCCTTGAGCATGTAGACCTTGCAGACAGAAAAATTACCGAAGGTGTCTTTGCCGGTGTCCTTGAAAAATGCGGCATCAAGTTCAAGCAGCTCGCCCAGCCAATAAGGATCGCACTGACAGGCAAAACGGCTTCGCCCGGAATATTCGAGATCATATCGACTCTCGGCCCCAGGGTTATTCCGCGTTTGAAAAATGCCCTTTCCTTCATGGAATCAAGCACAGGCCGATGA